In the genome of Mercurialis annua linkage group LG8, ddMerAnnu1.2, whole genome shotgun sequence, the window CACTCTTTCATATTTGTATCCCTTGTTTCgttttatgagttttttttatctattttggCATGAAAAATGGAGCTGAAACGACGAAAAAAATGCATGAGCCCTCCTCATATTCTTTTCAACAAAATTTACCTTAGAAAATTTTATAAGTTATATATACAGGATTTGTAATTGTACTTCTATCTTATAATGTTTTCTCTTATTAATATGCctatcttttgaaaaaaagattatttcttttataataatatcctattttataatttaaaaagttaaaatatatagtatattatttaggcttaatcacaaaaaattaCCAAATATTTACGAGTTTTGTCAATTATATctgaacttttaaaaattgatctATTAGTCTGTTTTAACATATTTGATTTCTGTTATAGCTATTTTTTGAGttgaactgaattttttttatatgtcgACTACGTCACTGTCAATTCAACGATTGAGTGACATGGTAATACTCCTCATCTAACTAATCCACATAATAACCAAATATTTTGGTgaaaaattagtttgatttaaaaaatgcTATAAAAGGTATTAAATATGCTGAGTCGGGCTAAGTGTGTCGATTTTGAAGGTATGGATATAACCGGCAAAACTCGTTAAAACTTGGTAGATTTTGTTGATTAAGCATGTTATTTATAgtataaaatgttaattttttaattatgttgtGCCCAGTCTCAAATTAGGGTCTGGTTTCGTCACTGGCCGCCGTCCTAGATTGTCACGCCGCCGGCCCATTCTGCCCGCGCCAGCAGTACACAGTGCCACCGCCGACACTCTGTGTGGCGGCACCGCCTGTTTTTCCCCTTTTCCAGAACCGATTTCCAGATCTTTCAAATTCGGacgtttttgataatttataccaagttgagggggtaaagtgatcctttgttcaataaaaTCCTGGCTTCACGTCCTAGTTGGCGCGTAAATTCCCCGTCTAACTTCccctctctctctttctctttctctctctaaccgACAGATACTGATTTATGCTTCCTTAACACTCTCCCCACACCCACCACCTCAACCTGACTACCCCACCAACACCTCCACCTGACTACCCCACCACCACCGGCCACCATTACCACCATCTCACATCCGCCACTAACCTCCTCCCCTCTCTCTGTCTCCGCCTCATGGATTTCACATCCCGAGGCAGATCTTACAacactcttcttcttctccccCTTCGAATTTTCACATTCTTAACAATTTTCAACCTCGCAAACGCTTCAATTCATATTTATAACAAGGAAGTGTTTAACGAAGTCGGAAATGCTTATCTTTTATCAGGCGGTAGCGAAGGCATTGTCGCTTCTCAATTCAGTACGGGACGCTCTTTTATCAGGTATTATTCGCGTATTACTACTTGCGAACTTAACTTattcttaatttaattgaattctGATATTTAATTGCTTATGAAATCTGCtgtttgttttatttgtttgtaaGTAAATGTATTTTAGGTTTTAGAAGAATTAAGTTTGGGTGTGGATTTAAATTAGGATTGATAAATGAGATCTGAGCCTGCAAGAGCTTGGATTGgacttgtaaattaaaaaattattatgtgtTAATCAAGTTTTTTAATCGAAATGAATTGAATTGTTGCTAAACctggtcaatttttttttatttttttctttgtgtGTGAATTAAATTGACCTTTAATAGCTGTAAGTTATGTCATTGTTTAATTGAGTCATTGAATTTCTTGCAAAATCATGTGACTTGGTTAtgcttgattttatttatttcagaatgcctttttcttttctaaacacaaaaattaacaaaattgaataattgGCAAAGCATGATCTTTACGAATGAAGGAATTGTCTAGATGAAACTGATGAAACATAAGAATTGAATAAAATTCTTTCAATTTCTATGAATTCCCTGGCTTAAATCATTTGCTAGAAGATAGCTTGTCCACCAAAATGTAAATTCATGCGAAGTAGTAAAAGTTGCTGGTATGCTCTGAGATAGAGTTTGATAATAACAGTACATAGTTTGATGCAATTATTCATCCCTGAATCTAATAGATGTTGTTTACCTTATCGGGCATCATATTTTGGCATGAACTTATGATCTTATTCTCGTCCATTTTCCTGCATGTTCCCTTCCCCTTGTTGATTTTGTACATTCCGAttaataaaagattattgatattatttatgCATTTTGAGCAGATTTAAAGATATCACTTTTTGGAGGACTAAGGAAGCAGCTGATGAGCATTCCAGTATGGAACATAGTACGGGGCTGATACAGGTTGTGATGTTTGAGGCAGCTGACCGGAATAATATTGGTGGTTCGGCTTATGGTGGACAAAGATCAATTTGTTGCACTCCTGATCTTGCTAAAATAGAAGGTTGCAAACAAGGTGAAGTCATTAGGATACCTTCAGCAACACATGTGAATTGGCCTATGGTTTTGAATGTACAATTCAGTGCTAACTCCTTAACAACAGAGATAAGGAATGAAGTGGTTAACATTACAGAGACTGGAATGTATAACTTGTTCTTTATCACTTGTGATCCAAAACTTAAGGGATTGGTAATGAGTGGGAAGACAGTTTGGAAGAATCCTGATGGTTATTTGCCTGGTAGGATGGCCCCTTTAATGAagttttatgtgtttatgtctCTTGTATATCTTTTGCTTAGTGTCATTTGGTCAACTCAGTATATGAGGTTTTGGAAGGATATATTGCAACTTCAACATTGCATTACAGCTGTTATTGCTTTAGGATTATTTGAGATGATTCTTTGGTATTCTGAGTATGCAAATTTTAACAGCTTGGGAACAAGGCCAGTTGCAATTACAACTTGGGTAGTGACAGTTGGAGCTATTAGGAAAACACTTGCCCGTCTTCTCATACTTTCAGTTTCAATGGGCTATGGTGTTGTGAGACCCACTCTTGGTGGTCTTACATCAAAGGTGCTTCTTCTTGGGTTTACATATTTTTTGGCATCTGAATTACTTGATATTACAGAGTATGTGGGAAACATTGATGACATAGCCGGAAGAGCGAGACTGTTTCTCGTCCTTCCTGATGCATTCCTGGATGCATTTTTGATATTGTGGATATTTACATCTCTTTCGAGAACATTGGAGCAGTTACAGGTATTCATTTGCCATTTTCTACATGTGTCTATTTGCTATTATCActgtttgttatttttgtttCCAATCATGTTTAATGCCAACTGTTTGCACTAAATTACTGATTGGGCAGGCAAAACGAAGTTCTGTGAAGTTGGATATTTACAGGAAGTTCTCAAATGCACTAGCTGCAGCAGTGATAGCTTCTGTTGCTTGGATAGCTTATGAGGTATGACACCTAGCAAAGAGCACATAGCTTTCTTTGAAAGTTCATTTTATGTACTTATATTATCTGCCTCCTTTACTATTGAGGAATTATACATCATGAAAAATTTCAAACGAAACCACAGCATCATATATATGgcatactttttctattttttttccttttgtatTGGACATATAGTGTACTTTTACTGGGAGAGAAGCACTTAAATCTTCTAAAATTGAATCTGCCAAAATTGAATATCTAAATCTATTACAGCTATGTAAATACTGACTAAGCATATATCTCATAGGCGTGCTAATTATGCACACTACTAGCATTTGTCAGTGATACAAGAAGCTATATTCCCTAACCAGACTTGATTAGACATTGAGATCCTCTATCTCAAGTATGGTGCTGCTGCATTAGGTGCGAACGTTAAAGATGGTCAAAAACCTATGATAATCTGTATCACCTCTTTTTTCATTATAagcttcttttttctctttgaCATCATCAGTTATCATTGCTTTATGGGTGGAAACCTTCGTCCCCCAAAACAGTGTTGTTTTCTTGCAAGAAATGCATTAAATTGCTCCATTGGTCTTTTTGATATTCATTGCTCACTTTCTAAGAATCTGGTTACCACTTCACAGGTTTACTTCAAAGCAACTGATCCATTCAATGAGCGGTGGCAAAGTGCTTGGATCATTACAGCATTCTGGGACATTCTTGCATATGCCTTGCTTTGTGTTATTTGCTATCTTTGGGCTCCTTCTCAAAGCTCACAACGGTATAGTGAATCCAAAATGTTCTTCAATTTGATCAATTTTCATTGCACAAATTTTGGACACATGCTGCAtttattatttgtaaattttcTTGAAATGAAATTGCCAAATGACTGTTTTAATCAAATAAGTAATAATAAAAGATTGCTTTATTTTGTActtctaaatttttgttttgttcttcTTAGAATGAAAAGGTATCAAGATGAAATTTTCATGGAAATGTTTTGTGGCATTTTGGCTATGTTTGGtttaatgagttgaattgataAGGAACAGATTAAGATCCTTATtgaatagaaaataaataaataacatagcAATTCATATTCCATAATTTGGTTCATTTGTTGAAATATCAATTATGTGACaagaatttatattaattttaatatttgtatattgaattacattatattataaatttccttttaaatgtATAAATTTGGATCCGGAATCTAGGATTGAGGACGAGGTCCTTGATCTGAGTATTGGGTCGGGGTAAGGGATCCAGGGTTTGGGGCTGATGGTTGGGGGTTCGAGGTCCAGGATTAGGGGTCACGGTAATATGCAtttggtacaattgaaatttgaaTGCTGACACGTACTTTCATTATGTAGGTATGCCTACTCAGAAGAATTAGGAGAAGaatatgatgaagaagaagctCAATCACTAACAAGGGGAAAGCCCGAGGGTGATATCAGTTTGGTCGAAAAGAATGCAACGAGCACTGGTGTGTATGATCAAGAAGATGAAACCGAAGCAGAAGATAAAAGACGGTGACTTTTGGCAAAACATATTCCGAATCTCAACCTCATATACCTGTCAATCTGAGCTCAAAGAGGTAATTACCCCTTCTCTCGGCCTGTTGTCTGTTGAGGTTCAAAATTTTGACTAAATCTGATCTACAATTACACTGCCGATTTGTTTTATTGCTCCTGTAACACCTAGTTTGTATCAATGTATTATATCAATTAAGAATGGCTTGCATAAAGTTGtgtttacattttttttctttcaataggAGTATAGTAGATACTGTATTTCTTTATTTGAAAACCCAATTTGAGTTGTGCTATTTAATCcaatgattatgttatattatatgTAACTTTGGATACAAGTATAATagttaataaaatcatttaacaCTTGTAATTAAATCTCAAAATGTGTATTTTTGATTACATCATTTTTTCattaaagtatttaaaaatttaactctTATTTTATTTCCTCCAAATTGATAGTTTGATGGTTTTTTTCTTTATAGTCGTGTTTGCAGGGTCAGACTTGTTTAAACACGAACACGATTCGGCTGAACATGATTAGGCTAAACACGAACACGATTAGGCTGAACATGATTAGGCTAAACACGAACACGACACGATTATTAATCGggtttgatattcgaaatccaAACACGACACGAGTATCACACGGGTTACACGACACGACATGTATAAACACGTTTATCTAAACGTGTTAATGAATTAATCCATTATAAGTTACACTTTTAAACCCGTCTAATTATTTAActagtttttaaatttgtttaatataatgctaaaaaggaattattactatattctgagataaatactattttaattatatataatataaaaaacttaattaaaattaagaatttaataacatttaaattataaaaataaataatatctaaataaaactaattaaccGTGTTTAAATAAGTTAGGCGTGTATAACCCATTTAGATATGAAATtaatcgtgtcataaacgggtcaacCTGTTTATGACTTAAACTCATTTACATCAAACTCAAGTCCGTTTAATTTCGTGTCGTGTCGTATTCGTGTTTAAAATTGCCAGGTCTAAgtagtatataaaaaaaattaccataattaatatagtattttaaaaacTATAACAATACTATAAAGCTAGAAGGCATagaaaaattctttaaatttttcaaaaagagtacataaattcttttaattgttttatatcACTTGTGcccttaacgtttttaaagtagTGCAAATAAGTTCCCAATGTTAGATGTCAGTATATATAACTATTAACTTGCTCATGCGTACATAACTAACAAATTTTAACAGtgtaaaattaagaaaaaaatcaattttaggtccttaaactatacctgttttatttatctggtccttaaactattttttattcttatttggTCCTTTAATTTGGTGAAAACCCATTTTCCAGTCCCTAAGTGCCAAAAGTGACGCCGTTTAGGTTAtcaaattgtattttcaaaaataacaaaacaacgTCGTTTTTATCATTCAGAGACTTAAAAATGTGTTTTCACTTAATTGAAGGACATGATAaggataaaaaatagtttaaggatCAGATAAACAAAATAGGTATAATTTAAGAACCTGGAAATGgttatttctaaaattaataaaaatgaatgaCATGACATAATTATTGATTTGCTAAAGTTTAAGTCTTAGCGATGTCAGGTGCTAACTTTCAATTTTTGACGAATCGAATTACCAATGGATGTTTGAGACAATCACATACTTCCTCATGTTAAAATGCCATAGTTTTCACATCGAAACTATATTGTTCATCATAGTGCCTCAATTAAGTTTAACTCTAAACTTCAATTCACTGCAATCTGACCCTTAAACTTATAAAAACACTGTGAATAAATctttttttaatggaaaaataaagttaaaagatGCATATATATTATATGCCCTTaaatttttgatgaaaaaaaagTAGGCTAATATATAGGTGAACCCTTGAACTTATACTCTTTTACCCAACTAACCTCTAAACTAAACGTGTATCCTATCGAACCtttaaacttgttaaataattctTTTTGACCCatgaatttgataatttaaaaacgtttaaccCTTATTTGTCCACCTGGCTTTAGCGCGTGTGTTCAAACAAAAATTGGCGTGTCATGGCAGAAAAGCAAAGCTTAGGTGGACAAAATAAAATCGTTTAATACGTCGTTTGGCCCTTTAACTTATACTAGATTATCTACTTGACCCCTAAATTTTTTGTTCAACCTATCAAACCtataaatttgttaaattatcCTTCTTAATCCTTGAACTTGAAtgttttaagtttattttaatttatattttatttttaatatatattttatttaataataattattaataaaataattgtatataaaataattattcctTTTCAATACTTTATATAATATTTCTTTAATAGATATCatttattttgcatttattttgtattcattatcagttctaataaaattttaatgaaaaatagtTATACCTTATatagtaattattttcatttaatttaatttaatatttattttattttattttattttttaattattttattattattttcttatataatatttatttaacaaGTCTCACCTGATCATTCATATTTTATCTCGTCttttgcaaaataaataaaaataaatattaaattaaataaaaatgattatttaataaattataactattttttattggatttttattagaattgataatatatacaaaataaacggTATCATTTAAACAAATAGTATATAAAGTAtggaaaaacaatatttttttgttagtaattattaattaaactaa includes:
- the LOC126661184 gene encoding uncharacterized protein LOC126661184, with the protein product MDFTSRGRSYNTLLLLPLRIFTFLTIFNLANASIHIYNKEVFNEVGNAYLLSGGSEGIVASQFSTGRSFIRFKDITFWRTKEAADEHSSMEHSTGLIQVVMFEAADRNNIGGSAYGGQRSICCTPDLAKIEGCKQGEVIRIPSATHVNWPMVLNVQFSANSLTTEIRNEVVNITETGMYNLFFITCDPKLKGLVMSGKTVWKNPDGYLPGRMAPLMKFYVFMSLVYLLLSVIWSTQYMRFWKDILQLQHCITAVIALGLFEMILWYSEYANFNSLGTRPVAITTWVVTVGAIRKTLARLLILSVSMGYGVVRPTLGGLTSKVLLLGFTYFLASELLDITEYVGNIDDIAGRARLFLVLPDAFLDAFLILWIFTSLSRTLEQLQAKRSSVKLDIYRKFSNALAAAVIASVAWIAYEVYFKATDPFNERWQSAWIITAFWDILAYALLCVICYLWAPSQSSQRYAYSEELGEEYDEEEAQSLTRGKPEGDISLVEKNATSTGVYDQEDETEAEDKRR